The following proteins come from a genomic window of Trifolium pratense cultivar HEN17-A07 linkage group LG4, ARS_RC_1.1, whole genome shotgun sequence:
- the LOC123921849 gene encoding beta-glucuronosyltransferase GlcAT14C-like — MRTSTFRLCLLIVVVICLLLFGTISRLNIPNVSYYATITNVQQNYINDPKKILVSKGKGYPPVFAYWIFGTKGESKKMTRLLKAIYHPRNQYLLQLDDCSSDSERMDLALYVKSNIVFEEFGNVNVVGKSYAINKMGSSSLSASLHAIALLLKVNSDWDWFFTLSASDYPLMTQDDILHAFMILPTNINFIHYTNKTLRNEQRNMNQIVVDPSLHDEKSSSLYFAVEARDTPDAFKIFRGSPWMILTRSFLEYCVNGWDNLPRKLLMFFSNVAYPMETYFHTVLCNSQEFNNTIVDNNLIYSLFDNDPSESQLLDMSHYDTMMEIGAAFARPFGEGELVLEKIDDLVLNRTFNGFVQGEWCSNSNLEINKTTKVLEIEEGMCSISGNIDVVKPGLFGIKLRTLLGEIVSSGRYRTSQCQLQLV, encoded by the exons ATGAGAACATCAACATTTCGTTTATGTCTTCTAATTGTTGTTGTAAtatgtttgttattatttggAACAATTTCAAGATTGAATATTCCAAATGTTTCTTACTATGCCACAATCACAAATGTACAACAAAACTACATTAATGATCCTAAGAAAATTCTTGTCTCTAAAGGAAAAGGGTACCCTCCTGTTTTTGCATATTGGATTTTCGGCACGAAAGGAGAGAGTAAGAAGATGACAAGGTTGTTAAAAGCTATATATCATCCAAGAAATCAATACTTACTTCAACTTGATGATTGTTCCTCTGACTCTGAAAGAATGGATTTAGCTCTCTATGTTAAATCTAATATTGTTTTTGAGGAATTTGGAAATGTGAATGTTGTTGGAAAGAGTTATGCTATTAATAAGATGGGATCTTCTTCACTTTCTGCTTCTCTTCATGCTATTGCTTTGCTTCTTAAAGTCAATTCAGATTGGGATTGGTTCTTCACATTAAGTGCTTCAGATTATCCTCTCATGACTCAAGATG ATATCCTTCATGCTTTCATGATCCTACCAACAAATATCAACTTTATTCATTACACTAACAAGACACTAAGGAACGA GCAACGAAACATGAACCAAATAGTGGTAGACCCAAGTTTACATGATGAAAAGAGTAGTTCACTTTACTTTGCTGTTGAGGCCAGAGATACCCCTGATGCTTTTAAGATATTTCGAG GTTCACCTTGGATGATTCTTACAAGATCTTTTTTGGAGTATTGTGTAAATGGATGGGACAATTTACCAAGAAAGCTACTAATGTTTTTCAGCAATGTAGCTTATCCTATGGAAACTTATTTCCACACAGTCCTATGTAACTCTCAAGAGTTCAATAACACAATAGTAGACAATAATCTAATTTATAGTCTTTTTGATAATGATCCATCAGAATCTCAATTACTTGATATGTCACACTATGATACAATGATGGAAATTGGTGCTGCATTTGCACGTCCATTTGGTGAAGGTGAACTTGTTCTAGAGAAAATTGATGATTTAGTTCTTAATAGAACTTTTAATGGTTTTGTTCAAGGAGAGTggtgttcaaattcaaatttagagATAAATAAAACTACAAAGGTTTTAGAAATTGAGGAAGGTATGTGTTCAATATCTGGTAATATTGATGTTGTAAAGCCAGGATTGTTTGGAATCAAACTTAGAACTCTATTAGGTGAAATTGTTAGTAGTGGAAGATATAGAACTAGTCAATGTCAATTACAATTGGTGTGA
- the LOC123920879 gene encoding uncharacterized protein LOC123920879 — MLDFQNAAVVNNPIDDNVANHDDGDLNPAIVFNAGDDNQQANAQLIIGDAVNNDERNAQIILVEAVINDDPNAQLIAGDAVNNDEPNAQIILGEAVINDDPNAQLIAGDAVNNDEPNAQIIPGEAGINDDPNAQISADAQIIPALANVDLAVNDHGQIVHGNVVNNHVNNLGPIANVVPPNRPNQWTENEDQMLLTAVDQYEHIAVLTVRFEMIKNDPVSFDEKAE; from the exons ATGCTTGATTTTCAAAATGCTGCTGTAGTTAATAATCCTATTGATGATAATGTAGCTAATCATGATGATGGTGATCTTAATCCTGCTATTGTTTTTAATGCTGGTGATGATAACCAGCAAGCTAATGCTCAATTAATTATTGGTGATGCTGTTAATAATGATGAACGTAATGCTCAAATAATTCTTGTTGAAGCTGTTATCAATGATGATCCTAATGCTCAATTAATTGCTGGTGATGCTGTTAATAATGATGAACCTAATGCTCAAATAATTCTTGGTGAAGCTGTTATCAATGATGATCCTAATGCTCAATTAATTGCTGGTGATGCTGTTAATAATGATGAACCAAATGCTCAAATAATTCCTGGTGAAGCTGGTATTAATGATGATCCTAATGCTCAAATTTCTGCTGATGCTCAAATAATTCCTGCTTTAGCTAATGTTGATCTTGCTGTTAATGACCATGGTCAAATTGTTCATGGTAATGTTGTTAATAACCATGTTAATAATCTGGGACCTATAGCTAATGTAGTGCCTCCTAATCGTCCAAATCAATGGACTGAGAATGAAGATCAAATGTTGTTGACTGCTGTTGATCAATACGAACATATTGCTGTGTTGACAGTGAGGTTTGAGATGATAAAGAATGATCCA GTATCGTTTGATGAGAAGGCAGAATAG